TAAAATTATACTCTTTTTTGTTATAAACAATAATAGAACTAGTAAAAGTCCAAAATTCGAAACAATAGAACTAAAATGTTTAGAGTTATATCATGAAGATTATAGTAATTATTCGAATTATTCATTCTACATATAATAAAAGCAAATCAatgcattttaatatttattgacTCATTAGAAAGggatttcaaaataaatggccaaatatatatttagatacctcaattttgataatttaattactttagcTCTCAATCTAATCTAATAAACGCCTCAATTTGTTATGATATTCAAACACTTTTTAACTTATGAATCCTTTTACCATGTCCacatatttatgttttaatgTAATCATCTAATAGAGTTGAGGTGCTATTAggttaaaacaaaaattaaaattttttaaaatataacaaaatcaGATTGAGGTGTTTCATAGATTAAACTAAAAgttagtattaaaattattaaataattaaaattcagatGTCTAAATATCTAATCTATCCAAGATGAATACTAATATTTCATATGTTTGTAAAAGAAACAATTGATCCTACAGATTCACACCAATCTCTCAAATACAAGGTAAAGATCAATACCAACATGAATTCATTTCTTCCATATATcccaatataaaaattaaagcaatCAATTGTAAAAATAACTAATGAAACGAGCACAACCAGTTTTCCTCCACTTTCAGCATCATTTTATGTGCTCTCTGCTCAGCTCCTCATCTCCCTCGTCAAGAACCTCACATTAGACACAGAAGGCATGTAATGGACAGAGTCGCAGCACAGAAACATAATGTCTAAAAATGAAGGAAGCCTGTCAAATTTTTCGTTTAAAAGGAATGTCAGCAGAGATTGTCAAGTTTCCTTGTAAGAGGATTTTACCAATTAGCTATTAATATAGATAATATTGTCAAAATATAGACCatgcaaaagaaataaacactaaagaaaaagattaaaaacaTCAATCCTGATGTTCATAGCAACTGCACCATCCTAAAAGACAAATTTCAAACAGGAAGTGAGGGTAGAAAAAACTAGTATCATCCGATGGTAAGAGACATCACAAGATGAGTATCTAGCCTGCAGCATGCACCTAAAACGTTTCATAACTCTAAAcaatatccaacaattaaTAGCGCTCAAACGAAGATGGGTGCCCTCCCCTGCTAGGCCGTTCGTAAGGACCTGGCCTACTCCTGTAGCTCCTATCACCGCGTGGCCCTCCATTTCCATACCTATCACTGCCTCCTCGTGTAACAGCATCCCTCTCATAGCCTCTGTCTTTGCCATAGCTATTGTGAGCATAACGATCTGAACCACCATATCTATCACTTGCAAAGCGATCTCCACTTGGTGGATACCTGCAAGGTTTACAAAGTAATCACCATAGTACTTGAATTGTATAAGCGTGCATCCAATGGCTATATGCCAATTTCAATAAAactattatttctaaatacaAGGCAAAGCTAGAAAACATATTACTATcatgataaaaataaacttattgTTCACACTATCTTGCAGTCCTATCGTCATGAGCAAAACTTTAGATACCTTTCACTAGCATAGCGATCACGGCTATACTTGTCTCTGCTGTCAAAACGGTCCCTATCACCAAATCGTCCTCCATCATAACGGTCATCCATGAAGCGATCACGATCACCTGCGAAGCGATCACCACGTTCACTGGCCCCTCCCAACCTAGAACGTGAGGAGAATGAACTTCCACCCCCACCTCGGCCACCAGCTGAAGTACAATCTCGAGCCCAGTGTCCAATGCGTCCACACTTAAAGCACTCGTCTTGGCCAAGAGGTCTGTCTCCTCCATAGCCTCCTCCCCTGCCACCTGATGATGAGTAGCCTCCCCTATAGCCATGATCTAAGTCATCTCCCATTTTAGGTTGAGCCTTGTTCACTGAGATAACACGATCCCCAAACTCCCTTCCATGCATCTCCCTTATAGCATCATCCATGGACCGGCGATCTGAGAATGTGATAAACCCAAATCCACGTGGCCGACCTGTATCTCTTTCCAGCATGACCTGCATAAATACCAAAGTAGGAAAGCCTGACAAGAAGCAGATGCATGTACATGCAAAAAACTAGGCAAAACTTAATATGAACGAACCAGTGCTTTAAACAGGATGAGATAGAAGACATATTTACCCagtgaaaagaaaacatgaaCACAAATATGCATCAATCAATCTCCACATTAGATAATTTTACAAAGtaattcaaattatatataacaaaaaatgtGTATTTGAACCTAAAATGagctaataaaaattaatacataataATGACAAAAAATCAGTcacttaaaaaagaagaaagagtacAGACTGTGAACATTGCTAAACAAGGAAAAGAGAGGATATTAATGCTATTGTCTTGCTCTATTACTCCTACCAAACATCAGGGAGTAGAAACAAAAACCTAAGTATCTATATCACCACAATAAGTTTCCTACACTGAGACGATTCCTAGAGTTGGACTTCACCATCACCCCACCAAAATGGTCATGATGATACATAAggattataaattcttaatctaGAATAGAAGCTTAATACAAAATGGAGCAAAATTAAGAATAGGTACAGTAGCCCACATatttcttcattctttttttcaaaaaaaaaagtaaaaaacaaaataaaaatcccaAAATTGGATATATTGGAGATCATCCAAATCAGAGCAGATCATAGCTGTTAGCCATTTTGCAAATTCATCTTTTCATCAAGTTATGCTTCAGCTGAACAACATTATACAAAAGctgttttatttaataaaaaagagagcTGGTCTTTATACTGTACAAGGAGAGTGCTCAACTTAAGACCAGTATAGGTAGAAACACAATTAAAGAATAAGTACTATATCAACTATAAAATACCTTATCTAGTTTTCCACTATCATATTTCAATCATAACATCAGTAGATGCATATTTGAGAAATGTGTCTttgacaaataattaaatgcaGAATGTATTTTTAGAGATCTATTACGCACATAAGAATAACATGTTTTTACATTTTACACATGCGGATGGTTTTACTTTCAAGCAAAAAAGGAGACATGGAAGGCAAAACAAAAAATCTACATATTTGACCTGAAGTAGATATGTTGTCATGAAGAATATCTGGATCAAAGGTAAGAAGTGGATAACTTCACAAGTGGATAACTTACTTCCATGTTGTTATTAAGAAATGGCTAAAATATCCCAATGTGTTCGATATTGCAAAGAGTTCTTAAAGAAGACAGAAGAATCTGCAAACAGTATCTGAGATTTAAAACAGTAGATCAACTTGAATCTCTGTCTCCCACATAATCACAGATAACAGCTCCATATGCCCAAATGAACAACTCTATAGCAACCATGAAGCTTGTATGCATCAACTAATCCCTGATACAATGACCAACCCACTTAAGCTGGCCACCACTGCTAGTCTTTCTACTGAATATGACTATGCTACCACTTAAGTTCATCAAATCTTGCAAAAATTATCACAAGGGATAGTTTAAACATAGATCAATCTCCATCTCTCCGACAGAAAAACCATCCACAATCACACCTATcaatttgaagaagaaaaccaCAACCAGTAATCATCTCATGCTTCCTTCACTTTActgatttcaaagaaaaacctt
The nucleotide sequence above comes from Ricinus communis isolate WT05 ecotype wild-type chromosome 6, ASM1957865v1, whole genome shotgun sequence. Encoded proteins:
- the LOC8261726 gene encoding glycine-rich RNA-binding protein RZ1C isoform X2, giving the protein MAGKEENRIFVGGLSWDVTERQLENAFNRYGKIVMLERDTGRPRGFGFITFSDRRSMDDAIREMHGREFGDRVISVNKAQPKMGDDLDHGYRGGYSSSGGRGGGYGGDRPLGQDECFKCGRIGHWARDCTSAGGRGGGGSSFSSRSRLGGASERGDRFAGDRDRFMDDRYDGGRFGDRDRFDSRDKYSRDRYASERYPPSGDRFASDRYGGSDRYAHNSYGKDRGYERDAVTRGGSDRYGNGGPRGDRSYRSRPGPYERPSRGGHPSSFERY
- the LOC8261726 gene encoding glycine-rich RNA-binding protein RZ1C isoform X3; translated protein: MEVMLERDTGRPRGFGFITFSDRRSMDDAIREMHGREFGDRVISVNKAQPKMGDDLDHGYRGGYSSSGGRGGGYGGDRPLGQDECFKCGRIGHWARDCTSAGGRGGGGSSFSSRSRLGGASERGDRFAGDRDRFMDDRYDGGRFGDRDRFDSRDKYSRDRYASERYPPSGDRFASDRYGGSDRYAHNSYGKDRGYERDAVTRGGSDRYGNGGPRGDRSYRSRPGPYERPSRGGHPSSFERY
- the LOC8261726 gene encoding glycine-rich RNA-binding protein RZ1C isoform X1; translation: MAGKEENRIFVGGLSWDVTERQLENAFNRYGKIVECQVMLERDTGRPRGFGFITFSDRRSMDDAIREMHGREFGDRVISVNKAQPKMGDDLDHGYRGGYSSSGGRGGGYGGDRPLGQDECFKCGRIGHWARDCTSAGGRGGGGSSFSSRSRLGGASERGDRFAGDRDRFMDDRYDGGRFGDRDRFDSRDKYSRDRYASERYPPSGDRFASDRYGGSDRYAHNSYGKDRGYERDAVTRGGSDRYGNGGPRGDRSYRSRPGPYERPSRGGHPSSFERY